The region GACAGCGCCTCGCCACTCCCGACCGGTACCCACACGCCGGACGGCACCGAACCGCGGGCCGCCCGGTCCGGCGCGGCCCCGGTCGTCACGGTCGGGGCGAGCACCATCGCCTGCGCGCCGGACCACGTCAGGACCAGCGCGGCGGCCAGCGCCCGCACCCTGCGCGCCGCACCCGGCGCCTGCCGCCCCTGTTCCCGTCGCCTCCGAGCCGTCAGTTCCCTCACCGGGCGGCACTGTAGCGTCCCAGGCCGCCGCGCGGCTGAGAACGCCCTCACCGGCCGAACAGCCAGGTACTCAGGCGCGTGTTCAGCAGCGCGCGGCCCAGCAGCGCCGGAACGCCCAGCGCGAGCAGGAAGTACCCCAGCATGGTCAGCGCCACCTGCCACGGCGTGCCCTGCGGCGCGTCCCAGCGTTCCAGCGCCTGCAGCAGCGCCGGGTGGATCAGGTACACCTGCAGGCTGACGGTGCCCAGCAGCGCCACCGTCAGGCGGACCGTGGACGCGCTGCGCTGCACGCGGAACGCCAGTCCCAGCAGTGCCAGCGCCGTCAGGCTGGTGTACAGCCACGACAGGCCCGAGTACACGATGGGCGTGACCCGCTCGCCGCGCGCGTACGCCAGCGCCTCGGGCAGGTACAGGCTGAACGCCAGTGTCAGGACCGGCAGCAGCACCCAGCGCCTGCGCCGCCACCACGCCGGGAACTCGTCCAGGCGCGCGCCCACCGCGACGCCCAGCGTGATGGGCAGCATGTACCACAGCACCGTGCTCGCCGGGAACGGCAGGCGCAGCACCTCCCGGTTCAGCAGGTACAGGCCCAGCTGCAACGCCGCGCCGAAGATCAGCGCCGCCGTGATGCTGGGTTTGCGCCGCGCCAGGGGCAGCATCAGCGGCAGCACCACGTACACCTCCAGCGCCACCAGCAGGAAGTACAGGTGGTAACTGGCCTTCCCGTACAGCAGCCAGTCCCGCCAGCGGGCCGGGTCCGTCAGGGATTCCGGCACACGCTGATCCGTCCACACGTACCACAGGGCGTACAGCACGCTCCAGAGCAGGTACGGCCACCCGCCGCGCGTCAGGCGCCGCCAGAAGTACCGCCGCGGCTCGAAGCGCTTGAGCAGGCTGCGGGTCAGCACGACCGCCGACAGGAACACGAACGCGGGCACCGCGAAGTGCAGCGTGCGGTTCAGGATCAACGTGTACAGGTGCGCCGTCGAGGCCGGGTCGAGGTACCGCAGCATCACCCCGGTCGAGTGGTGCGCGACGACCTCGATGATCGTCAGGCCCCGGAACATGTCGATGGCCGTCAGGTTTCCCTTCGGGACCGGGGCCGGGGGGGCGGGTGAAACAGGGTCAGCGTCCTTCACAATCTCTCAGGCTACCCCAGCGCCATCAAGAACTCGTGAACGTCGTTTAGCCGCGCCCACGCACCTCGAAGCCCTCGCCCTGCAGGATCGTCGCCGCATGCGCGACGTCCTCCGGGGTTTCCAGACCCAGGCGGATCGCGCCGCCGTCCTCGCGGATCGCCAGGACCTCGATGTCCTTGATGTTCACGCCCGCCGCGCCCAGCGCCTGCGTCACGGCCCCGATCTGGTTAGGCTTATCGGGCACGGCCACGACCAGATCGTGTCGCTGCGGCAGCAGGCTGCGGCGCACGATGGGCAGGCTGTCGCGTGTGCGCTTGCCCTCACGCGCGGCCTCCAGCAGTTCCTCGGGTTCGTCCAGGTCGGCTTCCAGGCGTTCCAGCTGCCGGCGGAAGCGGGTCAGGGCCTCGCGCAGGGCGCCCTTGTTCTCCACGACCATGTCGCGGCTCATGCGCGGGTCGCCGCTCGCCACGCGCGTCAGGTCCCGGAAACCACCCGCCGCGAGCAGACTCAGCCGCTCGTCCCGCGCGACCATGTGCGTCAGGGCCAGACTCGCGAGGTACGGCAGGTGACTGATCGTGGCGACCAGCGCGTCGTGCGCGTCCGGCGGCATCACGACCGGCGCGGCTCCCAGTTCCTCGACCAGCGTCCGGACCTTACTCAGGGCCGTCAGCGGCGTGTGGTCCGTCGGGGTCAGTACCCACACGGCGTTCTCCAGCAGCGCCGCGCGCGCGTGCGTCACGCCGCCCCGTTCACTGCCCGCCATCGGGTGCCCCGCCACGAAGTGCCTCACGCCCAGCCGCTCCATCTCGGCGGCGATGCCGCCCTTCACGCTGCCCACGTCCGTCACCAGCGCCGACGGGTTCAGGAACGGTGCCAGTTCGCGCGCCAGCGGCGCCAGGGCCCGCATCGGCGCGGCCAGCACCACCAGATCCGCCCCGCGTAGCCACTCGCCGGGCGCGGCGCGCACTTCGTCCACGACGCCCAGCGCCTCGGCCTCGCGCAGCACCTCGGGGCTGGCGTCCAGGCCGATCACGCGCCGCGCCAGCAGCCGCTGCCTCAGCCCCAGCGCGACACTCCCGCCGATCAGCCCCACGCCCGCCACCACGGCGGTCTCGAACAGCGGGCCAGGGGCGGACGGTGAAGCGGCACTCATGACGCGGAGGCTAGCACGCCCCCGTCAGCCCGCCGACCGGCCTGCATAACGTCCCCGGCACACGGACGCCGCGCCGCCCACGTTCGCTACGCTGTCCCGGTGCCCGGTCCCGAAGTCCTGCTGTACGGCCTGCCCCTCGCGTTCCTCGCGGGCTTCATCGACGCGGTCGCCGGGGGCGGCGGCACCATCACCCTCCCCACGCTGTTCCTCATGGGCCTGAGCCCCGCGCAGGTCGTCGCCACGAACAAACTCCTGGCGATCTTCGGGTCCGGCAGTGCCACCGTGCAGTACTGGCGCAAGGGGCACGTCGACCGGCCCCTCGTCCTGCGGCTGATCCCCCTGGCCCTGCTGGGCAGCGCGGTCGGCGCGTCCCTCGTGCACTTCGTGAACCCCGACGCGTTCCGCACCCTCGTCGGCGTGGTCATCCTCGGCGTCGGCGCCCTCGTGCTGGTGAACAAATCCTTCGGGCTGGAGGACCGCTACCCCGGCCTCACCGCCCGCACGCTGGCCCTCACCCTGCCCGGCACGTTCATCATCGGGATGTACGACGGCTTCCTCGGCCCCGGCACCGGCACCTTCGCCATGTTCCTGTTCGCCCTCGCCGGTTTCAACCTGGTGCGCGCCAGCGGCAACGCCCGCACCCTGAACTTCGCCACGAACCTCGGCGCGTTCCTGTTCTTCCTGATCGGCGGGCAGATGGTCTGGTGGATCGGCCTGCCCATGGGCCTCGCCAACGCCCTCGGCGCCGCCCTGGGCGCTCGCATGGCGATGCTGCGCGGCAGCGCCTTCGTGAAATGGATGTACGGCCTGATCGTCCTGCTCGTCAGCGCCCGACTGTTCCTGGGCTGACCCCGTCCTCCCGCGCGGCCGCCTCGGCCCCCCGCGCGCGGTGCCCGTCGATTTCGCGCTGCAGGAAGAAGTTCAGCAGCGTCCGCAGCGCCGCGATGGCCGCCAGCTTCCCGATGTCGTCCCACGACGGCGCGATCGCCGTGCGCAGGATGTCCGCCGCGAGCGTGAACTCCAGCGCCACCGCCAGCCAGCGGCCCAGTTCCAGCCGCAGCGACTCCTTCTGCGCGTCCGGCTGCGCCGAGGGCCGCACGAACGCCACCAGCGCCCGGATTAGCGCCAGCAGCGCCGCCAGCGCGATGATCAGGGCCGCCGCGACCTCCACCCCGGTCGCCACGATCTCCGTCCAGCCCTTCACCAGCTCCAGCATTCACCCAGCCTGCCACGCCCACCGCGGCCCCGGTGGGGGAGATCAAGAATCGGTGGAGGCCCGCCCCAGCGACCGCACCGCCCGCGTGTACGCCGCCCGCTCGAACACGAACGGCCCGAAACCCGCATACGACCAGAACGGCGCCGGTGGGCGATTCAGGCTCAGCGGGTCGGCCTCCTTCTGCGCCCGGTGGGGCTGCTGGAAATCCAGCCAGCGCACCTCGCGCTCGCCCATTTCAATTCGGGCGACGAGGGGCCAGCACAGCAACTCGCCGCAGCCACATTCCAGCAGGGCGACCCGTTCTCCTACAAAAATGCTCAGGAGGTTGCCCCGCTCCGGCTCGCCCAGCCACGCCGTCTGAATCTCCGCTGCGAATCGGGCGGGTAGTCCGGCGTAACTGCCCGCCAGGGACCGCTCCCCGGTCGCCTGCGCGGCGTCGTCCTCCCAGCGGCGCACGAGTTCCACGAGGGGCGTCCCGTTCACGAGGACCAGCACCGTGTCCTCCTCGCCCTCCCAGGATTCCCAGCGCAGGTCCAGTGTGTCGAAGGTCACGTCTTTACAGCGACAGGGCCAGTTCGACCGCTTCGCGCAGGCCGCCCTCGTCCACGTGCGCGACGCGGTAGCGGCTGGCGGCGATGGCGGGCGCGTCGGCGTTCCCCATGGCGACCGGGTGACCCACGACGCGCAGTGCGGTGACGTCGTTCTCGCCATCACCGACCATCATCACGCGGTCCATGGTCAGGCCGTACTGCGCCGCGACGCGTTGCACGGCGGTGCCCTTGCTGACTCCGGCGCGCGTGACGCTGATGAACATCGCGTCCGGCATGACCGGGCTGCCCGCCGGGTGCAGGTCCATGCCGGGGTGCGGTTCGGCGACGACCGCACCCTCCTCGGCGCGGGGGACGACCCACTGCGCGCGGACGACCGTACCGTCCAGGCTCTCCGGCGTGCGGGCCTCGTAGGGAACGCCCAGTAGGGCCGCGTGCCGCTCGGCGAGGTCACCGGGTTTCGTGATGGCGAACTCCAGGTCGGTGTAGACCTCCAGCAGGCGGTCCGTCTGCGCGGCGCGGGCGATCAGGAGGTTCAGGCCGCCTTCGGGAATCGCCTCGGACAGGCTGGCGCCGCTGCCGACGTTCACGATGCTCGCGCCGTTCTGGAAGACGTGCCAGCCGTCCGGGTCGAGCCGCTCGGCGTACGCGCGGGCGTTGCCGATGGCGGGGCGGCCGCTGCACAGCGCGATCCGCACGCCGCGCGCGCGGGCGTCGGCCAGCGCGGCCCACACGTCGTCCCGCACGAGGTTCCCGGTGCCCACCAGGGTGCCGTCTACATCCACACAGATCAGTCCAAGCATCCGGGCATCATAGGCCGCGCCTGTCAGGGGGGTGCCGGGTCGTGCAGGTTTCCTTCAGCGCGTGGCGGGCGTGGGGGGCGTCCAGACGCCCTCGCGTTCCACGGTCGCGCAGCCGCCCACGTGGACCTTCGTGACGCGCTGCCCGTCGAGTTCCAGTTCCACCTCGACCTCGCCGGGGGTGCCCAGCGCGTGTCCCTGGTACACGAGGCCGCAGGCGCGCTCGCCCCGCACCGGCAGGCGGCCCTGACTGGCCAGCAGTGCCATCAGCGCGCCGCCCGCGCTGCCGGTCACGGGGTCCTCGGGGATGCCCAGGGCGGGCGCGAAGTCCCGCGCGGCGAAGCGGTTCACGCCCATCGGCGCGTACGCATAGATGCTGCCCACGCCCAGCGCGTCGCTCAGGGCGTGGACGCGGGTCAGGTCCGGTTCCAGTCCGTCCAAGATCACGGCGTCCAGCAGCGGCACGAACACGCTCCAGAGGCCCGTACTGGCGGCGGCCAGCGGCAGGCCACGGTGGATCATGCGGTGGTCGATGCCGAGCGCCTCGGCCAGGTCGGCGCGCAGCGTGGCGGGCACGGCGCGGTAGGCGGGGGAGGGCTGCCGCATCCACACGCGGCGCGGCACGCCCGCCTCGCTGTGCAGGCGCAGCGGCACGCGGCCCACCAGCGTGTCGAGGTGGAGGTCCTGCCCGTCGGGCCACTGTCCGGCCTGTGCCAGCGTGAACCCCAGGGCGATGGTGGCGTGCCCGCAGAAGTCGACTTCCTGGGTGGGCGTGAAGTACCGGACGCGCGCGATGATGCCCTCGCGGCGGGTGATGAACACGGTCTCGGGGGCGCCCAGCAGCTCGGCGAGCGCCTGCATGTCCTGCCGGGAGAGGTGCGCGGCGTCCAGCACCACGCCCGCCCGGTTGCCGTGTCCGGGCGTTTCGGTGAAGGCACTGACCTCGCTGTAGGCGATCATTCCGGCATTTTACCGCAGAAGGCTGTCGGTGAAGGGACAAAAATTTCACGCGCTGGATTAATCGTGAAATTTTTCACTTAGTGGTTGCGGTCGCGGTGGTGGTGGAGAATGGAGGCATCACAGGCGGGAAAGGAGGACACCGCGCGCCACCTTCCCCAGCGGCGTCCTCGGCAGCGGACCCCGCACCCACCGGACGGGCCTCAGGCGACGCGGCCACCGCGACAGCGCGAAGGCGTGCAGCGCGGCCTCGTCCACGTCACCCTCCACGAACGCCACCGGCCGCTGCCCGTACTCAGCGCACGGGACCGGCAGGACCGCGCATGCCACCACCCCCGGCACGGCCAGCAGCGCCGCTTCCAGCTCAGCGGGCCAGACGTTCTCCCCGCCGATCACCATCAGGTCGTCCGCGCGCCCCCGCAGCGTCAGGCGCCCAGAGTCGTCCAGCACGCCCAGGTCACCAGTCGGGTGCCAGCCCCGACGCAGCAGCCCACGCGCCAGTACCCGCCCGTCCGGCGCGACCCGTACGGTCACGCCGGGCAGGGGCCGACCCACCGACCCCGGCGCGCCGCGCAGGTCCGCCGGGGTCGCCAGGGTCAGCACGCCCAGTTCCGTGCTGCCGAACGCATCGAACAGCACGTCCCCCAGCCGCGCGCGGGTCGCGGCCGACAGCTCCGGTGACAGCGGTGCCGATCCGCTGAGCACCACCCGCAACCGGGGCGCATTCCCAGGCACGGCCAGCAGCCGGTGCAGGACCGTGGGAACGACCGCCAGCACCTCCGCCCCCTCGGCCGCCAACGTGGCCCAGATCTCCTGAGGCGAAGCCCCGGCCCGCAGGTGCAGCGGCGCTCCCACCCCCAGTGCCAGGGCCAGGGTCGCCAGACCGTGCCCGTGCCACAGCGGCAGCGGCAGCGCGACCGGGGCGTCCCGGTGTGGCCGCAGCGCGTCCAGCAGCGCCCCCGCGACCCGCAGCGCCGCCACGGGCCGTACGGCCGACCGGACCAGTCGGGGCGCCCCGGAACTCCCCGACGTCATCAGCACCGGGCGTCCCGCACGCGGCGGCAGCCAGCCGCCCCGACCGGCCACCGGTGGGGTAGAGGGTGGTGGGGGAGATGCAAGCCGCATGCCCGTCTGACCCGGCGCGAGGGGCACGACCCGCCAGCCCAGCCGCAGGCCCGCCAGCAGGTCCACCACGAACGCCACCTGCCCGCCGCCACCCTCCAGTCCGACGAGGGTGCCCGGCGGGTGCGCGCCCCACCACGCCTGCGACCGCTCCTGCACCCGCGACTGCAACTCGGCGTAGGTCAGGCGTTCCGTCCCGTCCGTCAGGGCCAGCCGCTCCGGGTCGCCCTGTGCCTGCCACGCCACCACGCCCGCCAGGGTCGGCCCCTCGCGCCCCAGGCAGTGCAGCAGGGACAGGGCCGCCCGCGCGGGTTGCTTGCCCAGCGCGCCCGTCGCCCGGACCGCCGTCCACACCTGCCTCACTGTCGCCGCTCCAGCCGGGCCTCGACCCGCTCCGCCCATGCCAGTCCCCGCGCCAGGACGCCCGGGCACACGATGCCTGCGATCTCCACGCCCGGCAGCCACCACGGCGCGACCCGCACCACCCGCCGCACGAACGGCAGCGTGACCACCTCGGCCGCCTCGGCGGCACTCAGCGCGGGCAGGAACCGGTACGCGCGGGTCGGGGCGATCATCGGCGTGCGCACCAGCGGCAGGTACACCGACGCGCCCCGCACCCCCGGCCACTCCGCGACCGCCGCCTGCACCCACAGGTTGAACGCCGCCTTACTGCCCTGGTACGCCCCCCAGCGCGGCGCACCCACGTGCCGCGCCGACACGCTCGACACGTTCACCACCACACTCCCCGCCTCCAGCGCCGGGCGCAGCGCCAGCAGCAGCCGCGCCGGGCCGGTCACGTTCACGGCCAGCAGTCGCTCCAGATCCGCCCTCGGCGCGCCGTCCAGCGCCCGCCGCCGCACCGACCGCCCCGCGTTGCTCACCACGCCCGCCAGGACCAACGCCGCCTTCAGCACCTCGCGGGCCGCCGCGTCCACCGACGCCGGGTCGCTCAGGTCCGCCGGGACCACCACCGCCCGGCCCCCCGCCGCGCCGATCCGCGCGGCCACCTCGCGCAGCTGCTTCTCGCGCCGCGCCAGCAGCAGCACCGTCGCCCCGGCCTCGCCCAGCCGCAGCGCCGTCGCCTCGCCCACCCCGGACGACGCACCGGTCACCAGGACCGCCCGGCCCCCCACCGCCCCGCGCAGGGCACTCAGGTCACGGCAGGCAGGCGGGGACAGCAGGGCGCGGCGCACGGGCGCATCGTCCCACACGCCGCCCCGACGAGGCGCGCAAAGTGACCGGGCCGGTCACGTCAACCGGCCTCGGCGGTCAGTTCACGGTGCCCTGGGCACTCGGGTACGAGCCGATGATCTTCGCGTAACTGGCCTTGCGCAGCACCCCGGCGAGCGCCTGGGCGACCTTCGGATCGCGGGCGTCGCCCTCGATGTCCACGTACATCAGGTAACTCCAGGCGCGGTCGCGGCGGGGGCGGCTCTCGATGCGCGAGAGGTTCAGGCCGCGCAGTTCGTTCAGCGTCTCGACGAGGAAGCCCGGTGTGTGACGCACGGCGAACACGAGGCTGGTCTTGTGCGGCGCGTCCGACGGGGCGGGCTCGTGCCGCGCGAGGATCATGAAGCGCGTGTAGTTGAACGGTTCGTCCTCGATGTTCCGCTGGAGGATGTTCAGGCCGTACAGCTGCGCGGCGCGTTCGCTGGCGATGGCGGCGAGGTCGCGTTCGCCGCTCTGCGCGAGGTTCTTCGCGCTGCCCGCCGTGTCGTGCGCGGCGACCGGCTGCCAGCCGTGCTGGCGGATCAGGTCCGTGCACTGGTCCAGCGCGGGCTGCTGGCTCGCCACACGGCGGATGTCGCCGATCTCCACGCCGGGCAGTGCCATCAGGCAGTGCGACACCCTCACCACCACCTCGCCGACCACATGCAGGTCCGTCTCGCTCAGGAGGTCGATGCTCTGGTGGATCGCGCCCATCAGGCTGTTCTCGACCGGCAGCACGCCGTACTCGGCCTCGCCGGTCTCGACGGCGCGGGCGACCTCGTGGAAGGTCGGGTACCCGCGCGTCTCGGCCATACCAGCCACGGCGTTCAGCGCGGCGATCTCCCCGTACGAACCGGGATTCCCCTGAAACGCCACCACCCCGGCGGTGAGAACGGGCACGGCAGCGGTCGCGGGGGCTGGGTCACTCATGCCCTGAACGCTACCGTACCGCGTCCCAGCCCACGGCCGCCGGACTTAGACGTGCGTACAGTGGAGGGCGTGACCCTGCAACCTGACCCGATCCTCGACCTGGACGCCGCCGCCCTGGCCGCCGCCACCCGCCGCGGCGACCTGACGTGCAGCGAGGTGACCCGCACGTACCTGGGCCGCCTGAACGCCCTGAACGATCGCCTGCACGCCGTGATCACCGTGAACCCGGCCGCGCAGGCCGACGCGGACCGCCTGGACGCCGTCAGCGCCGACCGGCGCGGCCCACTGCACGGCGTGCCCATGCTCATCAAGGACAACATCGACGTGGCGGGCCTGCCCACTACCGCCGGAAGTGCCCTGCTCTCGGGTCACGTTCCCGAAACGGACGCCCCGCTGGTCACGCGGCTGCGCAGCGCCGGGGCCGTGATCCTCGGCAAGGCGAACATGACCGAATGGGCGAACTTCATGACGCTCGCCATGCCCAACGGGTACTCCAGCGCCGGCGGGCAGACCGTGAACCCCTGGGGCGACGGCCTGGACACCGGCGGCAGCAGCAGCGGCAGCGGCGTCGCGGTCGCCGCGCGCCTGTGCGCCGCCGCGATCGGCACGGAAACCAGCGGCAGCATCGTCAGCCCGGCGCACCAGAACGGCGTGATCGGCGTGAAACCCACCCTGGGTCTCGTGCCGCGCACCGGGATCGTGCCCATCAGCCACAGTCAGGACACCGCCGGGCCGATCACCCGCAGCGTCCGCGACGCCGCGCTGATCCTGTCCGTGATCGCCGGGCCGGACGACCGGGACGACATCACCCGCCGCCTCCCCGTCCCGGACCTGACCGTCTGGCCGGATGTGCTGCGCGGCGCGCACCTGGGCGTCATCCGCGACGAGACCGGCGTCACGCCCGCCGAGGCCGCCGCTCTCGACCACCTGA is a window of Deinococcus grandis DNA encoding:
- a CDS encoding acyltransferase; protein product: MKDADPVSPAPPAPVPKGNLTAIDMFRGLTIIEVVAHHSTGVMLRYLDPASTAHLYTLILNRTLHFAVPAFVFLSAVVLTRSLLKRFEPRRYFWRRLTRGGWPYLLWSVLYALWYVWTDQRVPESLTDPARWRDWLLYGKASYHLYFLLVALEVYVVLPLMLPLARRKPSITAALIFGAALQLGLYLLNREVLRLPFPASTVLWYMLPITLGVAVGARLDEFPAWWRRRRWVLLPVLTLAFSLYLPEALAYARGERVTPIVYSGLSWLYTSLTALALLGLAFRVQRSASTVRLTVALLGTVSLQVYLIHPALLQALERWDAPQGTPWQVALTMLGYFLLALGVPALLGRALLNTRLSTWLFGR
- a CDS encoding prephenate dehydrogenase, translated to MSAASPSAPGPLFETAVVAGVGLIGGSVALGLRQRLLARRVIGLDASPEVLREAEALGVVDEVRAAPGEWLRGADLVVLAAPMRALAPLARELAPFLNPSALVTDVGSVKGGIAAEMERLGVRHFVAGHPMAGSERGGVTHARAALLENAVWVLTPTDHTPLTALSKVRTLVEELGAAPVVMPPDAHDALVATISHLPYLASLALTHMVARDERLSLLAAGGFRDLTRVASGDPRMSRDMVVENKGALREALTRFRRQLERLEADLDEPEELLEAAREGKRTRDSLPIVRRSLLPQRHDLVVAVPDKPNQIGAVTQALGAAGVNIKDIEVLAIREDGGAIRLGLETPEDVAHAATILQGEGFEVRGRG
- a CDS encoding TSUP family transporter; amino-acid sequence: MPGPEVLLYGLPLAFLAGFIDAVAGGGGTITLPTLFLMGLSPAQVVATNKLLAIFGSGSATVQYWRKGHVDRPLVLRLIPLALLGSAVGASLVHFVNPDAFRTLVGVVILGVGALVLVNKSFGLEDRYPGLTARTLALTLPGTFIIGMYDGFLGPGTGTFAMFLFALAGFNLVRASGNARTLNFATNLGAFLFFLIGGQMVWWIGLPMGLANALGAALGARMAMLRGSAFVKWMYGLIVLLVSARLFLG
- a CDS encoding DUF1622 domain-containing protein, yielding MLELVKGWTEIVATGVEVAAALIIALAALLALIRALVAFVRPSAQPDAQKESLRLELGRWLAVALEFTLAADILRTAIAPSWDDIGKLAAIAALRTLLNFFLQREIDGHRARGAEAAAREDGVSPGTVGR
- a CDS encoding Cof-type HAD-IIB family hydrolase — protein: MLGLICVDVDGTLVGTGNLVRDDVWAALADARARGVRIALCSGRPAIGNARAYAERLDPDGWHVFQNGASIVNVGSGASLSEAIPEGGLNLLIARAAQTDRLLEVYTDLEFAITKPGDLAERHAALLGVPYEARTPESLDGTVVRAQWVVPRAEEGAVVAEPHPGMDLHPAGSPVMPDAMFISVTRAGVSKGTAVQRVAAQYGLTMDRVMMVGDGENDVTALRVVGHPVAMGNADAPAIAASRYRVAHVDEGGLREAVELALSL
- a CDS encoding PhzF family phenazine biosynthesis isomerase; the encoded protein is MIAYSEVSAFTETPGHGNRAGVVLDAAHLSRQDMQALAELLGAPETVFITRREGIIARVRYFTPTQEVDFCGHATIALGFTLAQAGQWPDGQDLHLDTLVGRVPLRLHSEAGVPRRVWMRQPSPAYRAVPATLRADLAEALGIDHRMIHRGLPLAAASTGLWSVFVPLLDAVILDGLEPDLTRVHALSDALGVGSIYAYAPMGVNRFAARDFAPALGIPEDPVTGSAGGALMALLASQGRLPVRGERACGLVYQGHALGTPGEVEVELELDGQRVTKVHVGGCATVEREGVWTPPTPATR
- a CDS encoding class I adenylate-forming enzyme family protein, with amino-acid sequence MRQVWTAVRATGALGKQPARAALSLLHCLGREGPTLAGVVAWQAQGDPERLALTDGTERLTYAELQSRVQERSQAWWGAHPPGTLVGLEGGGGQVAFVVDLLAGLRLGWRVVPLAPGQTGMRLASPPPPSTPPVAGRGGWLPPRAGRPVLMTSGSSGAPRLVRSAVRPVAALRVAGALLDALRPHRDAPVALPLPLWHGHGLATLALALGVGAPLHLRAGASPQEIWATLAAEGAEVLAVVPTVLHRLLAVPGNAPRLRVVLSGSAPLSPELSAATRARLGDVLFDAFGSTELGVLTLATPADLRGAPGSVGRPLPGVTVRVAPDGRVLARGLLRRGWHPTGDLGVLDDSGRLTLRGRADDLMVIGGENVWPAELEAALLAVPGVVACAVLPVPCAEYGQRPVAFVEGDVDEAALHAFALSRWPRRLRPVRWVRGPLPRTPLGKVARGVLLSRL
- a CDS encoding SDR family NAD(P)-dependent oxidoreductase — translated: MRRALLSPPACRDLSALRGAVGGRAVLVTGASSGVGEATALRLGEAGATVLLLARREKQLREVAARIGAAGGRAVVVPADLSDPASVDAAAREVLKAALVLAGVVSNAGRSVRRRALDGAPRADLERLLAVNVTGPARLLLALRPALEAGSVVVNVSSVSARHVGAPRWGAYQGSKAAFNLWVQAAVAEWPGVRGASVYLPLVRTPMIAPTRAYRFLPALSAAEAAEVVTLPFVRRVVRVAPWWLPGVEIAGIVCPGVLARGLAWAERVEARLERRQ
- a CDS encoding prephenate dehydratase, which encodes MSDPAPATAAVPVLTAGVVAFQGNPGSYGEIAALNAVAGMAETRGYPTFHEVARAVETGEAEYGVLPVENSLMGAIHQSIDLLSETDLHVVGEVVVRVSHCLMALPGVEIGDIRRVASQQPALDQCTDLIRQHGWQPVAAHDTAGSAKNLAQSGERDLAAIASERAAQLYGLNILQRNIEDEPFNYTRFMILARHEPAPSDAPHKTSLVFAVRHTPGFLVETLNELRGLNLSRIESRPRRDRAWSYLMYVDIEGDARDPKVAQALAGVLRKASYAKIIGSYPSAQGTVN
- a CDS encoding amidase family protein encodes the protein MTLQPDPILDLDAAALAAATRRGDLTCSEVTRTYLGRLNALNDRLHAVITVNPAAQADADRLDAVSADRRGPLHGVPMLIKDNIDVAGLPTTAGSALLSGHVPETDAPLVTRLRSAGAVILGKANMTEWANFMTLAMPNGYSSAGGQTVNPWGDGLDTGGSSSGSGVAVAARLCAAAIGTETSGSIVSPAHQNGVIGVKPTLGLVPRTGIVPISHSQDTAGPITRSVRDAALILSVIAGPDDRDDITRRLPVPDLTVWPDVLRGAHLGVIRDETGVTPAEAAALDHLTATLLDAGATLHDVAFPSRADLNAHGWSLEVLEHEFKGDLNAYLRTVTTGPRSLQAVIDANDADPERLLRYGQTLLHAAQGTRGDATEPAYLQARERDLRLTRTRGFDPLFAQGLDLIVFPGIHGYGLAAKAGYPSLALPVTPAGAATPNGALLVAPAGSEGRLLSLAAELNRLLGGVRFPEL